One part of the Sciurus carolinensis chromosome 4, mSciCar1.2, whole genome shotgun sequence genome encodes these proteins:
- the Cd27 gene encoding CD27 antigen isoform X2, with protein MAWPPPYWLFILGTLAGISATPSPKSCPERHYWAQGNLCCQMCEPGTFLVKDCDQHRKAAHCDPCIPGVSFSPDHHTRRHCESCRHCNFGLLISNCTLTANTECGCPKDWQCRDKECTECDPPPNPLLTTHPSEVLGLYPPPTHLPYTKKMPETRTVNHVQTRADFRLLPSPTLSTHLPHQRSLCSSNCIRIFVIFSGMFLVFTLGGALFLQQRKYGSITDALFWI; from the exons ATGGCATGGCCACCTCCCTACTGGCTCTTCATTCTGGGGACCCTGGCAGGGATCTCAGCTACTCCATCCCCCAAAAGTTGTCCAGAGAGGCACTACTGGGCTCAGGGAAATCTGTGTTGTCAAATGTGtgagccag GAACATTCCTAGTGAAGGACTGTGATCAGCACAGAAAGGCTGCTCATTGTGATCCATGTATACCAGGGGTCTCCTTCTCTCCAGACCACCACACCCGGCGCCATTGTGAGAGCTGTCGGCACTGTAACTTTG GTCTTCTCATTAGTAACTGCACCCTCACTGCCAATACAGAGTGTGGCTGCCCCAAGGACTGGCAGTGCAGGGACAAAGAATGTACAGAGTGTGATCCTCCTCCAAACCCCTTGCTGACCACTCATCCATCTGAGGTCCTGGGCCTATACCCACCACCCACCCACTTACCTTACACCAAAA AGATGCCAGAAACCAGGACGGTTAATCATGTGCAGACTCGGGCTGATTTCAGGCTGCTGCCTTCCCCAACTCTCTCCACCCACTTGCCAC ACCAAAGGTCCCTGTGCAGCTCAAACTGTATCCGCATCTTTGTGATCTTCTCTGGAATGTTTCTTGTTTTCACCCTGGGTGGAGCCCTGTTCctccaacaaagaaaatatggatCAA TTACAGATGCACTTTTTTGGATCTGA
- the Cd27 gene encoding CD27 antigen isoform X1, whose protein sequence is MAWPPPYWLFILGTLAGISATPSPKSCPERHYWAQGNLCCQMCEPGTFLVKDCDQHRKAAHCDPCIPGVSFSPDHHTRRHCESCRHCNFGLLISNCTLTANTECGCPKDWQCRDKECTECDPPPNPLLTTHPSEVLGLYPPPTHLPYTKKMPETRTVNHVQTRADFRLLPSPTLSTHLPHQRSLCSSNCIRIFVIFSGMFLVFTLGGALFLQQRKYGSNKKESPLEPAESCSYSCPREEEGGAIPIQEDYRKPESASYP, encoded by the exons ATGGCATGGCCACCTCCCTACTGGCTCTTCATTCTGGGGACCCTGGCAGGGATCTCAGCTACTCCATCCCCCAAAAGTTGTCCAGAGAGGCACTACTGGGCTCAGGGAAATCTGTGTTGTCAAATGTGtgagccag GAACATTCCTAGTGAAGGACTGTGATCAGCACAGAAAGGCTGCTCATTGTGATCCATGTATACCAGGGGTCTCCTTCTCTCCAGACCACCACACCCGGCGCCATTGTGAGAGCTGTCGGCACTGTAACTTTG GTCTTCTCATTAGTAACTGCACCCTCACTGCCAATACAGAGTGTGGCTGCCCCAAGGACTGGCAGTGCAGGGACAAAGAATGTACAGAGTGTGATCCTCCTCCAAACCCCTTGCTGACCACTCATCCATCTGAGGTCCTGGGCCTATACCCACCACCCACCCACTTACCTTACACCAAAA AGATGCCAGAAACCAGGACGGTTAATCATGTGCAGACTCGGGCTGATTTCAGGCTGCTGCCTTCCCCAACTCTCTCCACCCACTTGCCAC ACCAAAGGTCCCTGTGCAGCTCAAACTGTATCCGCATCTTTGTGATCTTCTCTGGAATGTTTCTTGTTTTCACCCTGGGTGGAGCCCTGTTCctccaacaaagaaaatatggatCAA ACAAAAAAGAAAGCCCACTGGAGCCTGCAGAGTCTTGTTCTTATAGCTGCCCCAGGGAGGAAGAGGGTGGCGCCATACCCATCCAGGAGGACTACCGAAAACCAGAGTCTGCTTCCTACCCTTGA
- the Tapbpl gene encoding tapasin-related protein isoform X1: MDTEAGWYLLLCLALSGAERTEPHAAERQWQAVDVILDCFLVMESGHREAFASDGNRKKALLVLKQVPVLDAGSLESFTDFQGGTVDKDDQLVMFEASVDLVQIPQAEALLHADCSGKEMTCEISRYFLQVRQEAAIEKAAWFIINVQISRGGPSVSMVMKTLGDADNGAVWQPMLNLPQSPQGTVRTTVEFQVTTQTQSLNFLLGSSASLHCGFSMAPGLDLISVEWRLQYKGSGQMVYSWIRGQGQAKRHGATLEPEQLLMAGDASLTLPSLTLKDEGTYICQITTSLYQAQQIIQLNIQASPKIRLSLANEVLPPTLICSVAGYYPLDVVVTWIREELDGAPAEVSGAFFSSLRQSMAGTYSISSSLTAEPGPEGATYTCQVTHISLEEPLRASTRVAPHTEQRTAFEVIFAGSLFLLALLYLGLQRQQASSPKSAKTLKYSE; the protein is encoded by the exons ATGGACACCGAGGCGGGGTGGTATCTGCTACTCTGCTTGGCTCTGTCTGGAGCTGAAAGAACCG AACCCCATGCAGCAGAAAGGCAATGGCAGGCAGTGGATGTAATCTTAGACTGCTTCTTGGTGATGGAAAGTGGGCACCGAGAGGCTTTTGCCAGTGATGGGAATAGAAAGAAGGCCTTGCTTGTGCTGAAGCAGGTACCAGTGCTGGATGCTGGCTCCCTGGAAAGCTTCACCGATTTCCAAGGGGGTACAGTGGACAAAGATGACCAACTTGTTATGTTTGAGGCCTCAG TGGACCTGGTACAGATTCCCCAGGCTGAGGCCTTGCTCCACGCTGACTGCAGTGGGAAAGAGATGACCTGTGAGATCTCCCGCTACTTTCTCCAAGTCAGACAGGAAGCCGCCATTGAGAAGGCAGCTTGGTTCATCATCAACGTGCAAATATCTAGAGGGGGACCCAGTGTCTCCATGGTGATGAAAACTCTTGGGGATGCTGACAATGGAGCTGTCTGGCAACCTATGCTGAATCTACCCCAAAGCCCCCAAGGGACTGTGAGGACTACAG TGGAATTCCAGGTGACAACACAGACTCAATCCCTGAATTTCCTGCTGGGGTCCTCAGCCTCCCTGCACTGTGGCTTCTCCATGGCACCAGGCCTGGATCTCATCAGCGTGGAGTGGCGGCTGCAGTATAAGGGTAGTGGTCAGATGGTATACAGTTGGATAAGAGGGCAGGGGCAGGCCAAGCGACATGGTGCTACCCTGGAGCCTGAGCAGCTACTTATGGCTGGGGATGcctccctcaccctccccagCCTCACTCTAAAAGATGAGGGGACCTACATTTGCCAGATCACCACCTCTCTGTACCAAGCTCAACAAATCATCCAGCTCAACATCCAAG cTTCACCCAAAATTCGACTGAGCTTGGCAAATGAAGTGCTGCCACCCACTCTCATCTGCAGTGTTGCTGGCTATTATCCTCTGGATGTGGTGGTGACATGGATCCGAGAGGAGCTGGATGGAGCCCCAGCTGAGGTGTCTGGTGCCTTCTTCTCCAGCCTCAGGCAAAGCATGGCTGGCACCTATAGCATCTCTTCTTCCCTGACAGCTGAACCTGGCCCTGAAGGTGCCACTTATACCTGCCAGGTCACCCACATCTCCCTGGAGGAGCCCCTTAGGGCCAGCACCAGGGTTGCCCCACATACAG AGCAGAGAACTGCCTTTGAAGTCATCTTTGCCGGCAGTCTTTTCCTTCTTGCACTACTATACCTGGGGCTTCAGAGACAGCAAG CTTCCTCACCAAAGTCTGCCAAGACCCTGAAGTACTCTGAATAA
- the Tapbpl gene encoding tapasin-related protein isoform X3 — MDTEAGWYLLLCLALSGAERTVDLVQIPQAEALLHADCSGKEMTCEISRYFLQVRQEAAIEKAAWFIINVQISRGGPSVSMVMKTLGDADNGAVWQPMLNLPQSPQGTVRTTVEFQVTTQTQSLNFLLGSSASLHCGFSMAPGLDLISVEWRLQYKGSGQMVYSWIRGQGQAKRHGATLEPEQLLMAGDASLTLPSLTLKDEGTYICQITTSLYQAQQIIQLNIQASPKIRLSLANEVLPPTLICSVAGYYPLDVVVTWIREELDGAPAEVSGAFFSSLRQSMAGTYSISSSLTAEPGPEGATYTCQVTHISLEEPLRASTRVAPHTEQRTAFEVIFAGSLFLLALLYLGLQRQQASSPKSAKTLKYSE, encoded by the exons ATGGACACCGAGGCGGGGTGGTATCTGCTACTCTGCTTGGCTCTGTCTGGAGCTGAAAGAACCG TGGACCTGGTACAGATTCCCCAGGCTGAGGCCTTGCTCCACGCTGACTGCAGTGGGAAAGAGATGACCTGTGAGATCTCCCGCTACTTTCTCCAAGTCAGACAGGAAGCCGCCATTGAGAAGGCAGCTTGGTTCATCATCAACGTGCAAATATCTAGAGGGGGACCCAGTGTCTCCATGGTGATGAAAACTCTTGGGGATGCTGACAATGGAGCTGTCTGGCAACCTATGCTGAATCTACCCCAAAGCCCCCAAGGGACTGTGAGGACTACAG TGGAATTCCAGGTGACAACACAGACTCAATCCCTGAATTTCCTGCTGGGGTCCTCAGCCTCCCTGCACTGTGGCTTCTCCATGGCACCAGGCCTGGATCTCATCAGCGTGGAGTGGCGGCTGCAGTATAAGGGTAGTGGTCAGATGGTATACAGTTGGATAAGAGGGCAGGGGCAGGCCAAGCGACATGGTGCTACCCTGGAGCCTGAGCAGCTACTTATGGCTGGGGATGcctccctcaccctccccagCCTCACTCTAAAAGATGAGGGGACCTACATTTGCCAGATCACCACCTCTCTGTACCAAGCTCAACAAATCATCCAGCTCAACATCCAAG cTTCACCCAAAATTCGACTGAGCTTGGCAAATGAAGTGCTGCCACCCACTCTCATCTGCAGTGTTGCTGGCTATTATCCTCTGGATGTGGTGGTGACATGGATCCGAGAGGAGCTGGATGGAGCCCCAGCTGAGGTGTCTGGTGCCTTCTTCTCCAGCCTCAGGCAAAGCATGGCTGGCACCTATAGCATCTCTTCTTCCCTGACAGCTGAACCTGGCCCTGAAGGTGCCACTTATACCTGCCAGGTCACCCACATCTCCCTGGAGGAGCCCCTTAGGGCCAGCACCAGGGTTGCCCCACATACAG AGCAGAGAACTGCCTTTGAAGTCATCTTTGCCGGCAGTCTTTTCCTTCTTGCACTACTATACCTGGGGCTTCAGAGACAGCAAG CTTCCTCACCAAAGTCTGCCAAGACCCTGAAGTACTCTGAATAA
- the Tapbpl gene encoding tapasin-related protein isoform X2 codes for MDTEAGWYLLLCLALSGAERTEPHAAERQWQAVDVILDCFLVMESGHREAFASDGNRKKALLVLKQVPVLDAGSLESFTDFQGGTVDKDDQLVMFEASVDLVQIPQAEALLHADCSGKEMTCEISRYFLQVRQEAAIEKAAWFIINVQISRGGPSVSMVMKTLGDADNGAVWQPMLNLPQSPQGTVRTTVEFQVTTQTQSLNFLLGSSASLHCGFSMAPGLDLISVEWRLQYKGSGQMVYSWIRGQGQAKRHGATLEPEQLLMAGDASLTLPSLTLKDEGTYICQITTSLYQAQQIIQLNIQAEPGPEGATYTCQVTHISLEEPLRASTRVAPHTEQRTAFEVIFAGSLFLLALLYLGLQRQQASSPKSAKTLKYSE; via the exons ATGGACACCGAGGCGGGGTGGTATCTGCTACTCTGCTTGGCTCTGTCTGGAGCTGAAAGAACCG AACCCCATGCAGCAGAAAGGCAATGGCAGGCAGTGGATGTAATCTTAGACTGCTTCTTGGTGATGGAAAGTGGGCACCGAGAGGCTTTTGCCAGTGATGGGAATAGAAAGAAGGCCTTGCTTGTGCTGAAGCAGGTACCAGTGCTGGATGCTGGCTCCCTGGAAAGCTTCACCGATTTCCAAGGGGGTACAGTGGACAAAGATGACCAACTTGTTATGTTTGAGGCCTCAG TGGACCTGGTACAGATTCCCCAGGCTGAGGCCTTGCTCCACGCTGACTGCAGTGGGAAAGAGATGACCTGTGAGATCTCCCGCTACTTTCTCCAAGTCAGACAGGAAGCCGCCATTGAGAAGGCAGCTTGGTTCATCATCAACGTGCAAATATCTAGAGGGGGACCCAGTGTCTCCATGGTGATGAAAACTCTTGGGGATGCTGACAATGGAGCTGTCTGGCAACCTATGCTGAATCTACCCCAAAGCCCCCAAGGGACTGTGAGGACTACAG TGGAATTCCAGGTGACAACACAGACTCAATCCCTGAATTTCCTGCTGGGGTCCTCAGCCTCCCTGCACTGTGGCTTCTCCATGGCACCAGGCCTGGATCTCATCAGCGTGGAGTGGCGGCTGCAGTATAAGGGTAGTGGTCAGATGGTATACAGTTGGATAAGAGGGCAGGGGCAGGCCAAGCGACATGGTGCTACCCTGGAGCCTGAGCAGCTACTTATGGCTGGGGATGcctccctcaccctccccagCCTCACTCTAAAAGATGAGGGGACCTACATTTGCCAGATCACCACCTCTCTGTACCAAGCTCAACAAATCATCCAGCTCAACATCCAAG CTGAACCTGGCCCTGAAGGTGCCACTTATACCTGCCAGGTCACCCACATCTCCCTGGAGGAGCCCCTTAGGGCCAGCACCAGGGTTGCCCCACATACAG AGCAGAGAACTGCCTTTGAAGTCATCTTTGCCGGCAGTCTTTTCCTTCTTGCACTACTATACCTGGGGCTTCAGAGACAGCAAG CTTCCTCACCAAAGTCTGCCAAGACCCTGAAGTACTCTGAATAA
- the Vamp1 gene encoding vesicle-associated membrane protein 1 isoform X2 → MSAPAQPPTEGTEGTAPGGGPPGPPPNMTSNRRLQQTQAQVEEVVDIMRVNVDKVLERDQKLSELDDRADALQAGASQFESSAAKLKRKYWWKNCKMMIMLGAICAIIVVVIVIYFFT, encoded by the exons AT GTCTGCTCCAGCTCAGCCACCCACTGAAGGGACAGAAGGGACCGCCCCAGGTGGGGGTCCCCCTGGTCCTCCTCCTAATATGACCAGTAACAGACGACTACAGCAAACCCAGGCACAGGTGGAGGAG GTGGTGGACATCATGCGTGTGAATGTGGACAAGGTCCTGGAGAGGGACCAGAAGCTATCAGAGCTGGATGACCGAGCTGATGCCTTACAGGCGGGAGCATCACAATTTGAGAGCAGTGCTGCCAAACTAAAGAGGAAGTATTGGTGGAAAAACTGCAAG ATGATGATCATGCTGGGAGCTATCTGTGCCATCATCGTGGTAGTTATTGTAA TCTACTTTTTTACTTGA